One Succinispira mobilis DSM 6222 genomic window carries:
- the hemW gene encoding radical SAM family heme chaperone HemW — protein MIQAIYIHIPFCLKKCFYCDFPSFTYKEEELIEQYVQSLICEINSTKINLEEGATLYFGGGTPSLLSLTQLESIFSALLNNGWSFSEVSLEANPGTVSKDKLRGFKEIGINRLSFGVQSFNNKLLRNIGRIHNREEAIQAILWAQEAGFKNINIDLMNSLPKQSIYDVYEDLLLAIELEPTHVSAYALKIEENTIFYKLAAGDDNFQPNDLIQERMYDLIPRVLENNGFKRYEISNFAKPNYECRHNKVYWHYRNYFAFGLGACSFYGHKRATNTFVLEEYLMLKTNLHNTIREVENITAADYQSEYIFMNLRLVEGLNCITYANKFSEDILVRYAEIIERHLKAGLLFFPEKNILALTERGFKYSNLVFRDFIN, from the coding sequence ATGATTCAAGCAATATATATTCATATTCCTTTTTGTTTAAAAAAATGTTTTTACTGTGATTTTCCATCTTTTACATACAAAGAGGAAGAACTGATTGAGCAATACGTTCAAAGTCTTATCTGTGAAATAAATAGTACGAAAATAAATTTAGAGGAGGGTGCCACTTTGTATTTTGGAGGTGGCACACCTTCTTTATTGTCGCTCACACAACTAGAAAGCATTTTTAGCGCTTTATTAAACAACGGGTGGTCTTTTAGCGAAGTTAGTTTAGAAGCAAATCCTGGTACTGTTTCAAAAGATAAATTACGTGGTTTTAAAGAGATAGGCATAAATCGTCTTAGTTTTGGAGTTCAAAGTTTTAATAATAAACTTTTGCGAAATATAGGCAGAATTCATAACAGAGAGGAAGCTATTCAGGCAATTTTGTGGGCACAAGAAGCAGGTTTTAAGAATATTAATATTGATCTAATGAATTCTCTGCCCAAACAAAGTATTTATGATGTATATGAAGATTTACTGCTAGCAATTGAACTAGAACCAACCCATGTTTCCGCTTATGCTCTAAAAATAGAAGAAAACACTATTTTCTATAAATTAGCGGCTGGAGATGATAATTTCCAGCCAAATGATCTAATCCAAGAGCGAATGTATGATTTAATTCCTAGAGTTTTAGAGAATAATGGATTTAAAAGATACGAAATTTCTAATTTTGCTAAACCAAATTATGAATGCCGGCACAATAAGGTATACTGGCATTATCGAAATTACTTTGCGTTTGGTTTAGGTGCTTGCTCTTTTTATGGGCACAAAAGAGCAACTAATACCTTTGTATTGGAAGAATATCTTATGTTGAAAACAAATCTTCACAATACTATTCGTGAAGTAGAAAATATAACTGCTGCCGATTACCAAAGTGAATATATTTTTATGAATTTACGTCTAGTTGAAGGCTTAAACTGTATTACTTATGCCAACAAGTTCTCAGAAGATATACTAGTAAGATACGCTGAAATAATTGAAAGGCATCTTAAAGCAGGCCTCTTGTTTTTTCCTGAAAAAAACATTTTAGCTCTGACAGAGCGCGGTTTTAAATATAGTAATTTAGTTTTTAGAGATTTTATTAATTAA
- the lepA gene encoding translation elongation factor 4: MQQEQIRNFSIIAHIDHGKSTLADRLIESTGTLSSREMESQVLDKLDLERERGITIKAQAVRINYKANDNQEYMLNLIDTPGHVDFTYEVSRALAACEGALLVVDATQGIEAQTLANVYLALEHDLEIIPVINKIDLPSADPERVKKEIEEVIGIDASEAILVSAKTGMGTADVLEAIVKRVPPPKGNLQQPLTALVFDSHFDAYKGVILYVRVMDGEIKKGMQIKMMATEKVFEVTEVGVFKPNLVNVEKLSVGQVGFFAASIKNVKDARVGDTVTDNNNPAPQMLPGYKKATSMVFCGLYPVENSEYDSLRDALEKLQLNDASLSFEPETSIALGFGFRCGFLGLLHMDVIKERLEREYNLSLITTAPNVIYNVYRTNGEMEVIDNPSKMPDPTVIDRIEEPYVNATIIVPSEYVGAVMELSQEKRGEYQNMTYVDTARVMLHYLLPLSEIIYDYFDRMKSATRGYASLDYELTGYKPSALAKLDILLNGEPVDALSAIVHRDSAQYRGRQLAEKLRALIPRQMFEIPIQAAIGNKVIARETVKAMRKDVLAKCYGGDISRKRKLLEKQKEGKKRMKQVGSVELPQEAFMAILKMD; this comes from the coding sequence ATGCAACAAGAACAAATTCGTAATTTCTCTATTATCGCCCATATTGATCATGGGAAATCAACTTTAGCGGATCGCCTTATTGAGAGTACTGGTACACTATCTAGTAGAGAGATGGAATCGCAGGTTTTAGATAAGCTAGACTTAGAACGCGAAAGAGGTATTACCATTAAAGCGCAAGCTGTTCGAATTAACTATAAAGCAAATGATAATCAAGAATATATGTTGAACTTAATAGACACTCCTGGGCATGTTGATTTCACCTATGAAGTTTCTAGGGCTTTAGCTGCCTGTGAAGGAGCTTTGCTAGTTGTTGATGCAACACAAGGGATAGAAGCGCAAACCTTAGCGAATGTATATTTAGCTTTAGAACATGACTTGGAAATAATTCCTGTAATAAACAAGATAGATTTGCCAAGTGCAGACCCCGAGCGCGTTAAAAAAGAAATTGAAGAAGTTATTGGAATTGATGCAAGTGAAGCAATTTTAGTTAGTGCTAAAACTGGAATGGGTACAGCAGATGTTCTTGAAGCTATAGTAAAAAGAGTACCGCCACCCAAAGGGAATTTGCAGCAGCCACTTACGGCTCTTGTTTTTGATTCACATTTTGACGCATATAAAGGAGTAATTCTTTATGTTAGAGTCATGGATGGTGAAATAAAAAAAGGTATGCAGATCAAAATGATGGCAACAGAAAAAGTTTTTGAAGTAACTGAAGTTGGGGTGTTTAAGCCTAATTTAGTTAATGTTGAAAAATTAAGTGTTGGTCAAGTAGGATTTTTTGCTGCTAGCATAAAAAATGTCAAAGATGCCCGTGTTGGGGATACTGTTACAGACAATAATAACCCCGCACCTCAAATGCTTCCAGGATATAAAAAAGCCACCTCAATGGTGTTTTGTGGCCTATATCCTGTAGAAAATTCTGAGTATGATTCATTACGAGACGCTTTAGAAAAACTACAATTAAACGATGCATCCCTATCTTTTGAACCAGAAACTTCTATTGCCTTAGGTTTTGGTTTCCGTTGCGGATTTTTGGGGTTATTGCATATGGATGTTATTAAAGAACGGTTAGAGCGCGAATATAATTTAAGCTTAATAACAACAGCACCAAACGTTATCTATAATGTTTATCGAACTAATGGTGAGATGGAGGTAATTGATAATCCATCTAAAATGCCTGACCCTACAGTTATAGATCGCATTGAAGAACCTTATGTAAATGCAACAATAATTGTGCCCTCAGAATACGTAGGTGCAGTAATGGAGTTGTCACAGGAAAAACGTGGGGAATATCAAAATATGACTTATGTTGATACAGCCAGAGTAATGTTACATTACCTACTGCCTTTAAGCGAAATTATTTATGATTATTTTGATAGAATGAAATCGGCTACTAGAGGCTATGCATCTTTAGATTATGAATTAACTGGCTACAAGCCTTCAGCATTAGCAAAACTTGATATTTTATTAAACGGTGAACCGGTGGATGCTTTGTCCGCAATTGTACATCGTGATAGTGCGCAGTATCGTGGACGACAATTAGCTGAAAAACTTAGAGCTTTAATTCCACGCCAAATGTTTGAAATTCCAATTCAAGCTGCAATTGGCAATAAGGTAATTGCTCGTGAAACTGTAAAGGCAATGCGCAAAGATGTTTTAGCAAAATGTTATGGTGGCGATATTAGTCGTAAACGCAAATTATTAGAAAAACAAAAAGAAGGGAAAAAACGCATGAAGCAAGTGGGAAGTGTAGAACTACCACAAGAAGCTTTTATGGCAATTTTAAAAATGGATTAA
- the hrcA gene encoding heat-inducible transcriptional repressor HrcA — protein MLTERKKRILQMIVDYYVATAEPVGSRTIARNFALGISPATIRNEMSDLEALGYLEQPHTSAGRIPSSKGYRLYVDSLGEPDLINENEQILIEQWYKSRLLQMDEIFQLTAKILSRMTNNLSVVTAYQENHIKFNYIKFLPLDSQRAILLLVTEDGVVENSIVKLPEGVAFSDLDSVAQRITTKLAGIPLQDIQQQSIRETYRDIVFDEGLHQGLLDLVKQIHEQRHEGKVYLGGTTQMLKNPEFNSVNRVRELLQIVEERRLLKDILNSSNENFGIQISIGAENKFSGIQDCSVVRATYNINGQFAGTLAVLGPTRMEYAKIIAVMNFLENYLRKILR, from the coding sequence ATGCTTACAGAAAGAAAAAAAAGAATCTTACAGATGATTGTAGATTATTATGTAGCTACTGCAGAACCTGTTGGTTCACGAACTATTGCACGTAATTTTGCCCTAGGCATTAGTCCTGCTACAATAAGAAATGAAATGTCTGATTTGGAAGCCCTGGGATATTTAGAACAACCTCATACATCTGCGGGAAGAATACCTTCCTCAAAAGGTTATCGTTTATATGTAGATTCACTAGGGGAACCAGACTTAATTAATGAAAATGAACAAATTCTTATTGAGCAATGGTATAAGTCAAGATTACTGCAAATGGATGAAATTTTTCAATTGACGGCTAAAATACTTTCTAGAATGACGAATAATTTGTCCGTGGTCACCGCATATCAGGAAAATCATATAAAATTTAACTACATAAAATTTCTACCATTAGATTCGCAACGAGCGATTTTACTTTTAGTAACAGAAGATGGTGTAGTTGAAAATAGTATTGTAAAATTGCCTGAAGGTGTAGCTTTTAGTGATCTTGATAGTGTTGCACAACGTATTACTACTAAGCTTGCAGGTATTCCATTGCAAGACATTCAACAACAGTCAATTCGAGAGACATACCGTGATATAGTCTTTGATGAAGGTTTGCATCAGGGGCTTTTGGATTTGGTGAAACAAATTCATGAGCAACGCCATGAGGGAAAAGTTTATCTTGGTGGAACAACACAAATGCTGAAAAACCCAGAATTTAATAGTGTTAATCGAGTGCGTGAGTTGTTGCAAATCGTAGAAGAGCGTAGACTTTTAAAGGATATTTTAAATTCATCTAACGAAAACTTTGGTATTCAAATTAGCATCGGTGCAGAAAATAAATTTTCTGGAATACAAGACTGTAGTGTAGTTCGTGCAACTTACAATATAAATGGACAATTTGCCGGTACATTAGCAGTATTAGGCCCGACGAGGATGGAATACGCGAAGATAATTGCAGTGATGAATTTTCTGGAAAATTATCTACGGAAAATTTTACGATAA
- a CDS encoding nucleotide exchange factor GrpE: MQEKNDIKENIANTEISEEIIADSEMNETTTEEQNLSFALDEDNSKVEELQNSIMRLKADFDNYKRRTQEEREQLATFVTADVISKILPVLDSFKRAQDSLPNTVDENIKTGLDMILKQFEQAFTNIGVEKIVTEGKFDPELHEAMMRGDNPDLEEGSIEMVFEEGYRYKNKVVRHSKVKVVG, encoded by the coding sequence ATGCAAGAAAAAAATGATATCAAAGAAAACATTGCTAATACTGAAATTTCAGAAGAAATTATAGCTGATTCAGAAATGAATGAAACCACTACAGAAGAACAAAATTTAAGTTTTGCTCTAGATGAAGATAATTCTAAAGTCGAAGAATTACAAAATAGTATTATGCGCCTAAAAGCAGATTTTGATAATTATAAGAGAAGAACACAGGAAGAAAGAGAGCAATTAGCCACTTTTGTTACTGCTGATGTAATTAGTAAAATCTTACCAGTTTTAGACAGTTTTAAGAGAGCTCAAGATAGTTTACCAAATACTGTTGATGAAAATATCAAAACCGGTTTGGATATGATTTTGAAGCAATTTGAGCAAGCATTTACCAATATTGGTGTTGAGAAAATTGTTACTGAGGGAAAATTTGATCCAGAACTTCATGAAGCTATGATGCGAGGTGATAATCCAGATTTAGAAGAAGGAAGTATTGAAATGGTTTTCGAAGAAGGCTATCGCTATAAAAATAAAGTAGTGCGTCATTCTAAAGTTAAAGTAGTAGGTTAA